One Methylophaga thalassica genomic window carries:
- a CDS encoding SDR family NAD(P)-dependent oxidoreductase gives MKIDFTGKKALVTASTAGIGFAIASGLAESGAEVVINGRSQETVDKAIARIKTQLPEAKLIAAAADLSTAEGCQQLVSKVPDVDILVNNAGIFGPADFFETDDQTWDTYWATNVMSGMRLSRAYLPAMQAKQWGRVVFISSESGRNIPDDMIHYGVTKTAQLSLSRGLAKRVAGSGVTVNSVLPGPTLSDGFKAMIADEVEKTGKSYEEVGKNFVMEARPSSIIQRPASVEEVANMVVYVCSEQASATSGAALRVDGGVVDDIV, from the coding sequence ATGAAGATCGATTTCACCGGAAAAAAAGCATTAGTAACAGCATCAACGGCTGGCATTGGTTTTGCCATTGCGTCAGGTTTAGCTGAGTCGGGAGCCGAGGTGGTGATTAATGGTCGTAGTCAGGAAACCGTTGACAAGGCGATAGCACGCATCAAAACACAACTACCTGAGGCAAAACTCATCGCTGCCGCTGCAGATTTATCCACCGCAGAGGGTTGCCAACAATTAGTCAGTAAAGTGCCTGATGTGGATATTTTAGTAAACAACGCTGGCATCTTTGGCCCAGCCGATTTTTTTGAAACTGACGATCAAACCTGGGATACCTATTGGGCTACCAATGTGATGTCAGGTATGCGTTTGTCTCGTGCCTACCTGCCTGCCATGCAAGCGAAGCAATGGGGACGTGTGGTGTTTATTTCGTCAGAGTCAGGACGTAATATTCCCGACGATATGATTCATTATGGTGTCACCAAAACAGCTCAGTTATCACTTTCACGAGGTTTAGCAAAGCGTGTCGCTGGCAGTGGCGTGACGGTGAATAGTGTTTTGCCTGGGCCAACCCTTTCTGATGGTTTTAAAGCCATGATTGCCGATGAAGTGGAAAAAACAGGCAAGTCTTATGAAGAAGTCGGCAAAAATTTTGTGATGGAGGCCAGACCAAGTTCAATCATACAACGGCCAGCATCAGTGGAAGAAGTCGCCAATATGGTGGTGTATGTCTGTTCTGAGCAAGCATCAGCGACCAGCGGTGCTGCTCTGAGAGTGGATGGTGGCGTAGTAGATGATATTGTTTAA
- a CDS encoding PLDc N-terminal domain-containing protein yields MVANSPAGGGAKILWILILLLFPVLGLLIWFLLGPKS; encoded by the coding sequence ATGGTTGCCAATAGCCCTGCTGGTGGTGGCGCTAAGATATTATGGATACTTATCCTTCTGCTATTTCCTGTATTAGGTCTGCTGATTTGGTTCCTGCTTGGACCTAAAAGCTAG
- a CDS encoding LysR family transcriptional regulator yields MKRIDDLLGLRVFERVVTLGSLTAAAQELGISLAAASKRLTKLEQYLDVQLIHRSTRRLSVSDEGQTLYDYAQRIVAELAQAEEAILQKSEQLSGSLTITSPNSFGRRHLVKLIAEFKRRHPDISIQLLLSDSIQDMIAEGIDVAIRYGELPDSRLVARRLLNNERILCASPDYLARYGTPKALEELHQHQCIIISRHTEINWAFPSHTLHIQQAISSNDGEAAHVMALQGMGIVLKSYWDVAEDLMAGKLIQVLPEQAVISAPINIITLKNQHQPARIRLFIDFLLSSLQPMHMHKEKT; encoded by the coding sequence ATGAAACGTATTGATGATCTGCTGGGTTTAAGAGTCTTTGAAAGAGTTGTAACATTGGGTAGCCTGACAGCCGCCGCCCAAGAATTAGGCATCTCCCTCGCAGCAGCCAGTAAACGACTGACTAAGCTGGAGCAGTATCTGGATGTACAACTGATTCATCGTAGTACACGGCGATTATCTGTCAGTGATGAAGGACAAACCCTTTATGACTACGCACAACGCATTGTGGCTGAATTAGCACAAGCGGAAGAGGCGATCTTGCAAAAGTCAGAGCAACTCTCCGGCTCTTTAACCATTACCTCTCCCAACAGTTTTGGTCGACGCCACTTGGTCAAACTGATTGCCGAGTTTAAACGTCGACACCCTGACATTAGCATCCAGCTGCTGCTCAGTGACAGCATTCAAGATATGATTGCAGAAGGTATCGATGTCGCCATTCGTTATGGTGAACTGCCAGACTCAAGACTGGTTGCCCGTCGTTTACTGAATAATGAGCGTATCTTATGCGCCTCACCCGACTATCTTGCCCGATATGGCACGCCTAAGGCCTTAGAGGAACTGCACCAGCATCAATGTATTATTATCAGTCGTCATACTGAAATTAACTGGGCTTTCCCAAGCCACACCTTACATATCCAGCAAGCGATAAGTAGTAATGACGGTGAGGCTGCACATGTCATGGCATTACAAGGCATGGGTATCGTGCTGAAATCATACTGGGATGTGGCAGAAGACCTGATGGCAGGCAAATTAATTCAGGTCTTACCAGAGCAAGCCGTTATCAGTGCCCCCATCAATATCATTACCCTAAAAAATCAGCATCAACCCGCAAGAATCCGACTATTTATCGACTTTTTACTCAGTAGTTTGCAACCAATGCATATGCATAAAGAAAAAACCTGA
- the gloA gene encoding lactoylglutathione lyase, which translates to MSRHFDNAEGLSETHDPATHDFVFNQTMFRIKDPKRTLAFYTEVMGMTLVKRFDFPEMKFTLYFMAALSPEQVKMISTDNDERIKQTFAMPAMLELTHNWGDEDNDEVSYHNGNSDPRGFGHIGFAVPDIDAACERFESFGVPFVKKPNDGKMKGIAFIQDPDGYWIEIFTPERQPELLKDHLG; encoded by the coding sequence ATGAGTCGTCATTTTGACAATGCTGAAGGCTTGAGCGAGACGCATGATCCTGCCACCCATGATTTTGTATTTAATCAAACCATGTTCCGGATTAAAGATCCCAAACGAACTCTGGCTTTTTACACTGAAGTGATGGGTATGACTTTAGTTAAACGGTTTGATTTTCCAGAGATGAAGTTCACGCTTTACTTTATGGCCGCTTTATCGCCCGAACAAGTGAAAATGATTTCAACGGATAATGATGAACGTATAAAACAAACGTTTGCTATGCCTGCGATGTTGGAACTGACCCATAACTGGGGTGATGAAGATAATGATGAGGTCAGTTATCACAATGGCAATAGTGATCCTCGTGGCTTTGGTCATATCGGCTTTGCGGTACCGGATATTGATGCGGCATGTGAGCGGTTTGAATCATTTGGCGTGCCGTTTGTGAAGAAACCGAATGATGGCAAAATGAAAGGCATTGCCTTTATTCAGGATCCAGATGGTTACTGGATTGAAATTTTCACGCCTGAACGTCAGCCAGAATTACTAAAAGATCACTTAGGTTAA
- a CDS encoding multidrug efflux RND transporter permease subunit produces MPQFFINRPVFAWVIALFIVLIGVIAIPQLPISRYPSVAPVSVSIYATYPGATLQTLNDSVVSLIERELSGVKNLLYFESSVDTSGTAQITATFKPGTNAELAQVDVQNRIKAVEPRLPQTVRQSGLQVESASSSFLMMVGMTSPDGQFDEVALNDYLARNIVEELRRIAGVGRVQLFGAEQAMRVWVDPNKLNAYGLTMNELAQTIEQQNVQIAPGRIGDEPALPGQRLTVPLTVQGQLTTPKEFAAIVLRASADGAKLVLCDVARVELGAQSYGFSNRENGVAATSAAIQLSPGANAVQTASAIRERLAELAPSLPVGMAYSVPFDTAPFVKVSIEKVIYTLFEAMALVFLVMLLFLQNLRYTLIPAIVAPIALLGTFAVMLLAGFSINSLTMFGMVLAIGIIVDDAIVVVENVERLMATKGLSPREATSRAMKEITGAVIGITLVLTAVFIPMAFGSGSVGIIYQQFTLSMAVSILFSAFLALTLTPALCATLLLPVSVEHHHKPGFFGAFNRSFERLTAGYGARVASMIGHTGRMMALFAVLCVVLIVAAKQLPSSFLPEEDQGYFMTSIQLPTGATSERTLEVVKAYEAHVASRPALDANLVVLGFSFAGSGPNAAMAFTMLKDWDQRNGATAAEEADLAQQAMADNIEGTVMSLMPPAIDELGTSSGFSLFLQDRAHQGEAALLEAQAQLLALAAQSEVVSNVYPDGLAPGESIRLDINRQKAEAMGLSFTAVSSTLSAAMGSLYVNDFPNAGRMQQVIIQADAHARMQLDDVLGLRVRNVNGGMVPLREVVTPVWGESPQQMIRFQGFPAVRISGEASPGFSSGAAMVEMERLVAQLPKGFAIAWSGLSLQERQSASQAPMLMLLSGLVVFLVLAALYESWSIPLSVMLVVPLGLLGAVAAVLLRDMPNDVFFKVGMITIIGLSAKNAILIVEFARQLHAEGRTLIDAAVTAACLRLRPILMTSLAFTLGVVPLMLASGASAETQHAIGTGVFGGMLSGTILAVFFVPAFYVFVIGLQERLSAWRRRSMSVG; encoded by the coding sequence ATGCCCCAGTTTTTCATAAACCGCCCAGTATTTGCATGGGTGATCGCCTTGTTTATTGTATTGATCGGCGTTATTGCCATCCCGCAATTGCCTATCTCTCGCTATCCTTCTGTAGCGCCGGTCTCGGTCAGCATTTATGCGACTTATCCAGGCGCGACACTTCAGACACTTAATGATTCGGTAGTGAGCTTGATCGAGCGCGAATTGTCAGGAGTGAAAAATTTGCTGTACTTCGAGTCATCGGTAGATACCTCTGGTACTGCACAGATAACCGCTACATTTAAACCCGGTACTAATGCGGAGTTGGCCCAGGTCGATGTGCAAAACCGTATTAAAGCTGTGGAACCGCGACTGCCCCAAACTGTAAGACAGAGCGGCCTGCAGGTTGAATCGGCCTCCTCCAGTTTTTTGATGATGGTCGGTATGACCTCACCCGACGGTCAGTTCGATGAAGTCGCATTGAACGACTATCTGGCGCGGAATATTGTCGAGGAATTACGTCGAATTGCAGGGGTGGGGCGTGTGCAGTTATTTGGTGCCGAGCAGGCGATGCGCGTTTGGGTCGATCCGAATAAACTTAACGCTTATGGTCTGACAATGAATGAACTGGCTCAGACCATTGAGCAGCAGAATGTACAGATTGCGCCAGGACGAATTGGTGATGAGCCAGCACTGCCGGGACAACGCCTGACCGTGCCACTGACTGTACAGGGACAACTGACGACCCCCAAGGAGTTTGCTGCTATTGTTCTGCGTGCCAGTGCTGATGGGGCGAAGCTGGTACTGTGTGACGTGGCGCGAGTTGAGCTAGGCGCGCAGTCGTACGGTTTCTCTAATCGTGAGAATGGTGTGGCGGCAACCAGCGCGGCTATCCAATTATCACCCGGCGCAAACGCTGTGCAGACGGCTTCTGCGATACGCGAGCGTCTGGCCGAACTTGCACCGAGTCTGCCTGTTGGCATGGCCTACTCAGTGCCGTTCGATACGGCGCCTTTCGTCAAAGTTTCTATTGAGAAGGTGATCTACACCTTGTTTGAAGCTATGGCACTGGTGTTCCTGGTGATGCTCTTATTCCTGCAAAACCTGCGTTACACATTGATTCCTGCCATTGTCGCGCCTATCGCGTTACTTGGCACCTTCGCAGTGATGCTGCTTGCCGGATTTTCGATCAATTCACTCACTATGTTCGGCATGGTGCTGGCCATTGGTATTATCGTTGATGACGCCATCGTGGTGGTTGAAAATGTCGAGCGATTGATGGCGACCAAAGGGCTGTCGCCAAGGGAAGCAACCTCAAGAGCGATGAAAGAGATCACTGGTGCAGTGATTGGTATCACTCTGGTGTTAACCGCTGTGTTTATCCCTATGGCTTTTGGCAGCGGTTCAGTGGGGATTATCTACCAGCAATTCACTCTGTCGATGGCCGTGTCTATTTTGTTCTCAGCGTTTCTTGCTCTGACTCTGACGCCTGCTCTTTGCGCTACTTTATTACTCCCGGTCAGTGTTGAGCACCATCACAAGCCTGGTTTTTTTGGCGCTTTCAACCGAAGCTTTGAGCGTCTGACAGCAGGCTATGGTGCACGGGTGGCGAGCATGATTGGCCATACTGGCCGGATGATGGCGTTATTTGCTGTGCTTTGTGTCGTGCTTATCGTCGCTGCCAAGCAGTTACCCTCATCTTTCCTGCCTGAGGAAGATCAGGGGTATTTCATGACCTCTATCCAGTTACCCACAGGTGCCACCAGTGAACGCACTCTGGAAGTGGTCAAGGCTTATGAGGCACACGTTGCTTCACGTCCAGCTCTGGATGCCAATCTGGTGGTATTGGGCTTTAGTTTTGCCGGTTCAGGTCCAAACGCAGCTATGGCCTTCACTATGCTTAAAGACTGGGACCAGCGTAATGGTGCTACCGCAGCTGAGGAAGCGGATCTGGCACAGCAGGCCATGGCTGATAATATCGAGGGAACGGTAATGAGTCTGATGCCTCCGGCCATCGACGAGTTGGGTACTTCCTCTGGTTTCAGCCTGTTTTTACAGGATCGGGCACATCAAGGTGAAGCGGCCTTGTTGGAGGCACAGGCACAACTTCTGGCATTGGCAGCACAGAGCGAAGTGGTCAGCAATGTCTATCCCGATGGCTTGGCACCTGGCGAGAGCATTCGCTTGGATATCAATCGGCAAAAAGCTGAGGCAATGGGGCTGTCCTTCACTGCTGTGAGCAGTACTTTATCGGCAGCGATGGGGTCACTGTATGTGAATGACTTTCCCAATGCGGGACGTATGCAGCAAGTTATCATACAGGCTGACGCCCATGCTCGTATGCAATTGGATGATGTACTCGGCCTGCGAGTGCGTAATGTGAATGGTGGCATGGTACCACTGCGAGAAGTTGTAACGCCTGTATGGGGCGAGTCGCCGCAGCAGATGATTCGTTTTCAGGGCTTTCCTGCTGTACGTATTTCCGGGGAAGCTTCGCCCGGCTTTTCTAGTGGTGCAGCGATGGTGGAGATGGAGCGTTTAGTCGCACAGTTACCCAAAGGTTTTGCGATAGCCTGGTCAGGACTGTCACTGCAGGAACGGCAATCTGCCTCGCAAGCACCGATGCTGATGTTGTTATCAGGCCTGGTTGTATTTCTGGTATTGGCGGCATTGTATGAGAGCTGGTCGATTCCGCTATCGGTGATGCTGGTAGTACCGTTAGGTTTGTTGGGGGCAGTGGCGGCTGTGCTACTGCGTGACATGCCCAATGATGTGTTCTTCAAAGTCGGCATGATAACGATCATAGGTTTGTCAGCAAAGAACGCTATCCTTATTGTAGAGTTTGCTCGTCAGTTACATGCTGAAGGGCGCACATTGATAGATGCCGCTGTGACAGCAGCATGTCTGCGCCTGCGACCCATTCTAATGACTTCGCTGGCCTTCACGCTTGGTGTCGTTCCATTGATGCTTGCCAGTGGCGCCAGTGCTGAAACCCAGCATGCCATTGGCACAGGCGTGTTTGGTGGCATGCTCAGCGGTACGATATTGGCTGTGTTTTTTGTACCGGCCTTCTATGTGTTTGTTATCGGATTACAAGAACGTTTGAGCGCCTGGCGTCGCCGTTCTATGAGCGTAGGATAA
- a CDS encoding response regulator, producing MEGVIQFNNLVLEQSVSSLNSPVSPTNSALVLIAEDETEIADILIAYLQRSGLRTQHAADGQQALAMHQTHKPDLLLLDVQMPHMDGWNVLNEIRSHSDTPVIMLTALDQDIDKLMGLRLGADDYVVKPFNPAEVVARVQAVLRRVQSSTPTTTKMLRVGKFQIDLDNHEASIYCNEQQLTLDLTLTEFKLLACLMRSPKRAFSREELLVNCLPEGDSQERTVDSHISKLRKKLEALDIHGVPASVWGVGYRFGGET from the coding sequence ATGGAGGGAGTGATACAGTTCAACAATTTAGTGTTGGAGCAATCCGTGTCCAGTCTTAATTCCCCTGTAAGCCCAACAAATTCGGCACTCGTATTGATTGCAGAGGATGAAACAGAGATTGCTGATATTCTTATTGCTTATCTACAGCGCAGTGGTCTACGTACTCAACATGCCGCTGATGGTCAACAAGCATTGGCCATGCATCAAACTCACAAGCCTGATCTATTGCTACTCGACGTACAGATGCCACATATGGACGGTTGGAATGTACTAAATGAAATTCGCTCTCATAGTGATACACCGGTCATCATGCTCACAGCACTTGATCAGGATATCGATAAGTTAATGGGCTTACGCCTGGGTGCAGATGACTATGTGGTGAAACCATTCAATCCAGCTGAAGTAGTCGCTCGTGTACAGGCAGTATTGCGACGCGTACAAAGCAGTACCCCGACCACGACTAAGATGCTGCGTGTTGGCAAGTTCCAAATCGACTTAGATAACCACGAGGCCAGCATCTACTGTAACGAGCAACAATTGACATTGGATCTCACCCTGACCGAATTCAAGCTTCTCGCCTGTCTGATGCGTTCACCAAAACGGGCTTTCAGCCGTGAAGAACTGTTGGTCAACTGTCTTCCTGAGGGTGATTCTCAGGAACGTACCGTAGATAGTCATATCAGCAAATTACGTAAAAAACTGGAGGCGCTTGATATTCACGGTGTGCCTGCCAGTGTCTGGGGAGTAGGTTATCGCTTTGGTGGTGAAACATGA
- a CDS encoding alanine/glycine:cation symporter family protein — protein MEFLSHWVSVLSGWVWGPPMLILLVGTGLYLTLMLKGLQFRALGHALKLVFHKEDKADGDISHFAALTTALAATVGIGNIVGVATAISLGGPGAVFWMWVTGLVGMATKYAEAMLAVKYREEGENGMRGGPMYYISKGVGLPWLGSLFAVFTVGAAFGIGNMTQANSAAAAVQQVFGIETSTTGFVLMVLTGLVLIGGIRSIGRFTSMLVPFMIAAYLGAALIVIGINIDEVPAAFHLIFWHAFNPIAAGGGFAGAAVAAAIRYGVARGVFSNESGLGSAPIAAAAARTNDPVKQALVSMTQTFIDTLVVCTATALVILTATAWQDGVKANILTSISFAETLGPTGTYIVAIATALFAFSTLIGWSYYGEKALEYLLGEKAIIVFRIVFVAAVIVGATRELKFVWDFSDLMNGLMAIPNLIGILLLSKVVKEESQRYFNTK, from the coding sequence ATGGAATTTCTTTCACACTGGGTGTCGGTTTTATCCGGCTGGGTCTGGGGACCACCAATGCTCATCTTACTGGTCGGTACCGGGCTTTATCTGACCTTGATGTTAAAGGGACTTCAGTTTCGGGCGTTAGGCCATGCACTCAAGTTAGTATTTCATAAAGAAGATAAAGCGGATGGTGATATCAGTCATTTTGCCGCTTTAACCACTGCGCTGGCTGCAACGGTCGGAATTGGCAATATTGTTGGGGTGGCGACCGCGATTTCATTAGGTGGCCCAGGCGCCGTGTTTTGGATGTGGGTGACAGGGCTGGTCGGCATGGCGACCAAATATGCAGAAGCCATGTTGGCGGTGAAATACCGTGAAGAAGGTGAAAACGGTATGCGTGGTGGCCCGATGTATTACATATCAAAAGGTGTTGGTTTACCGTGGCTAGGCAGTTTATTTGCTGTTTTCACGGTCGGTGCTGCGTTTGGTATTGGTAATATGACCCAGGCCAATTCTGCGGCTGCAGCCGTACAGCAGGTATTTGGCATCGAAACCAGTACAACGGGTTTTGTACTGATGGTTTTAACTGGGCTGGTATTAATTGGCGGAATTCGTTCAATCGGACGATTCACTTCGATGTTAGTGCCTTTTATGATTGCGGCCTATTTAGGGGCGGCGCTGATTGTGATTGGTATTAATATTGACGAAGTGCCGGCAGCCTTTCATTTAATTTTCTGGCACGCCTTCAACCCGATTGCGGCGGGTGGTGGCTTTGCTGGTGCCGCAGTGGCGGCGGCGATTCGCTATGGTGTCGCTCGTGGTGTGTTTTCTAATGAATCAGGCTTAGGTTCTGCGCCAATTGCTGCCGCTGCGGCCCGGACCAATGATCCGGTGAAACAAGCACTGGTGTCTATGACTCAGACATTTATTGATACCCTGGTGGTGTGTACAGCAACAGCGTTGGTGATCTTAACGGCCACGGCCTGGCAGGACGGGGTGAAAGCTAATATCTTAACCAGTATCAGTTTTGCCGAAACATTAGGACCAACCGGCACTTATATTGTTGCGATAGCCACAGCTTTATTTGCCTTTTCCACCTTAATAGGTTGGAGCTATTACGGTGAAAAAGCACTGGAATATTTATTGGGTGAGAAAGCCATCATCGTATTTCGTATTGTGTTTGTCGCTGCAGTCATTGTTGGCGCAACCCGCGAGCTGAAATTTGTCTGGGACTTTTCTGATTTGATGAATGGTTTGATGGCCATTCCTAACCTTATTGGTATTTTACTGCTTTCGAAAGTAGTGAAAGAGGAAAGTCAGCGTTATTTTAATACTAAGTGA
- a CDS encoding DHA2 family efflux MFS transporter permease subunit produces the protein MHLGPIEINRRIAIALLVAAAFFMETLDATIIATALPVIAKDFDIAAAHLSVGVSAYLVALTVFMPLSGWAADRFGARRVFSLAVLIFIISSVLCALSTGLMSFTAARVLQGFGGAMMVPVGRLVVLRDTPKNQIVKAVAILTWPALFGPVLGPFLGGWIATHWSWHWIFLINVPIGLLILIVTHCLIQPQAHRVMQREPFDIRGFLMTGTGFGIFMAGVECLSAGRLQVAYSLSLIMVGLALLALSIKHLLGSQYPLFSLKPLAIKTFRITAVGGSFFRIAVASVPFLLPLMFQLGFGMSAVDAGILLLWLFVGNLCMKPATTWIMNTFGFRRVLIANGLMVSAGFVAMAMFTVNTPHWLMVLVLFISGMNRSMHFTALNTIGFADVGEQQMRDASTLFSVLQQMSRGIGIAFAALVLAFSMWFLHGTTLVETQTEDFQLAFWIIAVLALISIADTLSLSRDAGASILKAKTVS, from the coding sequence ATGCATTTAGGACCCATCGAGATAAACAGACGGATTGCGATTGCTTTATTAGTGGCGGCGGCGTTTTTTATGGAAACGCTTGATGCCACGATTATTGCAACGGCTTTGCCTGTTATTGCCAAGGATTTTGATATTGCGGCAGCACATTTGTCGGTCGGGGTCTCAGCTTATCTTGTCGCCTTAACGGTGTTTATGCCATTAAGCGGCTGGGCGGCTGATCGGTTTGGTGCGCGACGGGTCTTTTCGCTGGCGGTACTGATATTTATTATTTCCTCGGTGTTATGTGCTTTGAGTACAGGGCTGATGAGCTTTACAGCTGCCAGAGTCTTACAAGGTTTTGGTGGCGCGATGATGGTGCCTGTTGGCCGCCTAGTGGTATTGCGAGATACACCCAAAAATCAGATTGTGAAAGCGGTGGCTATTCTAACCTGGCCAGCCTTATTCGGACCGGTATTAGGCCCTTTTTTGGGGGGCTGGATCGCAACCCACTGGAGCTGGCATTGGATTTTTCTGATTAATGTACCCATTGGTTTACTGATATTAATCGTTACGCACTGCTTAATTCAGCCTCAGGCACATCGTGTAATGCAACGAGAACCTTTTGATATCCGTGGTTTTTTAATGACCGGAACCGGCTTTGGTATTTTTATGGCCGGTGTGGAATGTTTGAGTGCAGGCAGACTGCAGGTGGCATACAGTCTCAGTTTAATCATGGTTGGTTTAGCTTTGTTGGCGTTATCAATTAAACACTTACTTGGCAGTCAATATCCATTATTTAGTTTGAAGCCTTTAGCGATTAAAACTTTCAGAATTACCGCTGTGGGTGGTTCGTTTTTCCGAATAGCTGTGGCATCTGTGCCTTTCTTATTGCCGTTGATGTTCCAACTCGGGTTCGGCATGTCAGCGGTGGATGCTGGCATTTTATTACTGTGGTTATTTGTTGGTAATTTGTGCATGAAACCTGCCACCACCTGGATTATGAATACCTTTGGTTTCCGCCGGGTGCTGATAGCGAATGGACTGATGGTATCGGCTGGGTTTGTTGCTATGGCCATGTTTACAGTCAATACACCACATTGGTTAATGGTTCTGGTGTTATTTATTAGTGGCATGAATCGCTCCATGCATTTCACTGCACTTAATACTATTGGCTTTGCTGATGTGGGTGAACAGCAAATGCGTGATGCCAGCACACTATTTTCAGTCCTGCAGCAGATGAGTCGGGGTATTGGCATCGCCTTTGCCGCTCTGGTATTGGCTTTTTCCATGTGGTTTTTACATGGAACCACACTAGTGGAAACTCAGACTGAGGACTTCCAGTTAGCCTTTTGGATCATTGCTGTCTTGGCGTTAATTTCAATTGCCGATACATTGAGTTTATCAAGAGATGCGGGTGCTTCTATTCTCAAAGCTAAAACAGTGTCTTGA
- a CDS encoding efflux RND transporter periplasmic adaptor subunit has translation MFIKPWHLSIVLVGLAVLVLSGCDSTQQLAETPNSVKVSVLTPQARTLLVTEDLPGRVTAIRSAEIRAQVGGILQHRLFEEGAEIKAGSVLFQINPAPFKVDVDIAVAALQHAEAVLERARLEVDRLVSLTEAGGVSRQVYDDAVSLRNQARANVAQAKATLARRKLDLQFASVEAPIDGCIDQALVSEGALVSPTDATPLARIQQINQVYVDIRLPASELETMRQLAGTAGSNLAAEILSSDGKPLGIQGHILFSGTEVNVGTGDVLLRVLVDNPDYHLLPGLYVQARIAKAYYADALSVPQQAVTRTAGQASVWIVDANDKAELVAVELGELVGRDYRVISGLSAGQSVVIEGIERLSPAIQVVTHPWQSAAESHQLH, from the coding sequence ATGTTCATCAAACCGTGGCACCTAAGCATTGTTTTAGTAGGGCTTGCCGTGTTGGTATTGTCAGGTTGTGATTCAACACAGCAGCTTGCAGAAACGCCCAATTCGGTAAAGGTATCAGTGTTGACGCCACAAGCCAGAACGTTATTAGTTACTGAAGACTTGCCAGGCCGAGTCACTGCTATTCGTAGTGCTGAGATCCGCGCTCAAGTTGGTGGTATCTTGCAACACCGTCTGTTTGAAGAGGGGGCTGAAATTAAAGCCGGCTCAGTGCTGTTTCAAATTAATCCAGCGCCATTTAAAGTCGATGTCGATATTGCAGTGGCAGCTTTGCAGCATGCTGAAGCCGTGTTGGAACGAGCACGTTTGGAGGTAGACCGTCTCGTCTCTCTGACGGAGGCTGGCGGGGTCAGTCGTCAAGTTTATGATGATGCTGTTTCATTGCGAAATCAGGCTAGAGCGAATGTAGCTCAAGCTAAAGCTACCCTGGCTCGACGTAAACTGGATTTGCAATTCGCCAGTGTTGAGGCTCCTATTGATGGCTGTATTGACCAAGCACTGGTTAGTGAGGGGGCATTAGTTTCGCCAACAGATGCCACGCCTTTGGCCAGAATCCAACAAATCAATCAAGTATATGTAGACATCCGTCTACCAGCATCAGAGTTGGAAACGATGCGTCAACTGGCTGGCACGGCAGGGTCTAACTTGGCGGCCGAGATTTTGAGTAGTGATGGTAAACCTCTCGGTATACAAGGGCACATTTTGTTTTCTGGCACAGAGGTAAATGTTGGTACCGGCGATGTCTTGTTACGTGTGTTGGTGGATAACCCTGACTATCATCTGTTGCCCGGCCTTTACGTACAAGCACGTATCGCCAAAGCTTACTATGCGGATGCTCTGAGTGTCCCCCAGCAGGCAGTGACACGTACGGCGGGTCAAGCCAGTGTGTGGATAGTCGATGCAAATGATAAGGCAGAGCTGGTCGCCGTTGAGCTTGGTGAGCTGGTGGGACGCGATTATCGTGTCATCTCCGGCCTAAGCGCTGGTCAGTCGGTAGTCATTGAGGGCATTGAGCGCCTGAGTCCGGCTATACAGGTTGTCACACACCCTTGGCAATCTGCTGCTGAGAGTCATCAGCTACACTGA